In Numenius arquata chromosome 3, bNumArq3.hap1.1, whole genome shotgun sequence, one genomic interval encodes:
- the DYTN gene encoding dystrotelin, which translates to MDPDLQEAFNDVQSSVYRTALKLRSVQSLCQLDLIDVSLIQHILSSEQSQRKKQISLEVQQISGMLMKLFERARLEKPGQVDPRAAEFTLSLLVAMYDRSRTGYIKTRSAAAALIALSGDTLLAKYRAFFQFYAVPDGKVALMTRSALRSLLTDLNQIPAIVGESCTLSCLEIATHSCFHGVLKSAIDEEKFLSWLRSEPAVLLWLPTCYRLSATEMVSHQARCRVCKTFPITGLRYRCLKCLNFDLCQVCFFTGGLRKPHKRSHPVMEHCVQMSVKANAKHFLRTIRNNLFQERCRRKEAQRRRALEIAEENYFPTHKNTFPPAELSASPLPGPENLSFPVDRPVLDLPQFISENRAVMQKSENNSKTLEQGKTKAQAIASFEADVLKMYESIKSIHNENRYMKKQFNKWKDKMQFLQNCQEDKSCKIEAKLQSLRASHENLQMELQQMKQEVKAMLQSSEHPFVQCQNMMPRNPDVLLERRVRGGLNPAQIRPTHRTYSDRKSLNPPNSANRMEFLQTPEVPTAADFTFSEDPLESVALQSDRPFMGQYKKAEENQTYPPELTENSLSGIMKNTVLTPTAVQIPPDDKEVREEVELQQLVMKLKDALSLQAKPAQQSALQQEFFNTAERVCRSFSDLINQITSPACK; encoded by the exons agGCCTTCAATGATGTTCAGAGCTCCGTCTACAGAACAGCTCTAAAACTACGCTCTGTACAAAGTCTGTGCCAGT TGGATTTGATTGATGTTTCTCTGATTCAGCACATCCTATCAAGTGAACAGAGCCAGAGGAAAAAGCAGATTTCTCTGGAAGTGCAACAGATCTCTGGAATGCTGATGAAACTGTTTGAGAGGGCAAGATTGGAAAAACCAGGCCAGGTAGATCCAAGAGCTGCTGAATTCACGTTGAGCCTGCTAGTTGCCATGTATGACAG atcCAGAACAGGTTATATCAAAACTAGATCTGCTGCAGCTGCCCTAATTGCCCTTTCAGGAGACACTCTACTCGCTAAATACAGAG CTTTCTTCCAGTTTTATGCTGTCCCTGACGGGAAGGTGGCCTTGATGACCCGTAGTGCCCTGAGAAGCCTACTAACAGACTTAAATCAG ATCCCAGCCATTGTGGGAGAAAGCTGCACTCTGTCTTGTCTGGAAATTGCAACTCACAGCTGTTTTCATGGG GTTCTGAAGTCAGCAATTGATGAAGAAAAATTCCTGTCTTGGCTGAGATCGGAGCCTGCTGTTCTTCTGTGGCTCCCTACATGTTACAGATTATCAGCCACAGAAATGGTTTCTCACCAAGCTAGATGTAGAGTCTGCAAAACTTTCCCCATTACAGGCCTCAG GTATCGCTGTCTGAAGTGCCTCAATTTTGACCTTTGCCAAGTCTGCTTTTTCACTGGTGGTCTCCGCAAACCGCATAAGAGGTCACATCCTGTTATGGAGCACTGTGTACAG ATGTCAGTAAAGGCGAATGCAAAACACTTTCTCCGCACCATCAGGAACAACCTGTTTCAAGAGCGCTGCAGAAGGAAGGAGGCTCAGAGAAGGAGGGCTCTGGAAATAGCGGAGGAGAACTACTTCCCTACTCACAAAAATACTTT TCCCCCTGCAGAACTCAGTGCTTCCCCACTTCCTGGCCCTGAAAACCTGTCTTTCCCAGTGGACAGACCTGTCCTGGATTTACCCCAGTTCATATCTGAAAACAGAGCTGTAATGCAGAAGAGTGAGAATAACAGCAAGACGCTAGAGCAAGGCAAGACAAAAGCTCAG GCAATAGCCTCCTTTGAAGCAGATGTGTTAAAAATGTATGAATCCATCAAAAGCATTCACAATGAGAACAG GTACATGAAGAAGCAGTTCAACAAGTGGAAGGACAAAATGCAATTTCTTCAGAACTGCCAGGAAGACAAAAGCTGCAAAATAGAGGCAAAGCTCCAGAGCCTGAGAGCAAGCCATGAAAACCTGCAAATGGAACTGCAGCAAATGAAGCAAGAAGTAAAG GCAATGTTACAGTCATCAGAGCATCCTTTTGTACAGTGTCAGAATATGATGCCAAGAAATCCAGATGTACTGCTGGAAAGGAGAGTGCGGGGTGGATTAAATCCTGCCCAAATAAGGCCTACTCACAGAACATATTCAGACAGGAAATCTTTGAATCCTCCCAACTCTGCAAATAGAATGGAGTTTTTACAGACACCTGAGGTTCCCACTGCAGCGGACTTTACGTTCTCAGAAGACCCACTGGAGTCAGTGGCCCTGCAGAGTGACAGACCTTTTATGGGACAGtataaaaaagcagaagagaatcaAACATATCCACCTGAATTGACAGAAAACTCCCTCAGTGGCATTATGAAGAATACGGTTCTTACTCCCACTGCGGTGCAGATACCACCCGATGATAAGGAAGTCAGAGAGGAAGTGGAACTGCAGCAGCTAGTGATGAAACTGAAGGACGCATTGTCTCTCCAAGCCAAACCAG CTCAACAGTCTGCTTTGCAGCAGGAGTTCTTCAATACAGCTGAACGTGTTTGCAGATCCTTTTCTGACCTCATCAACCAAATAACTTCACCAGCTTGTAAATGA